Proteins from a single region of Candidatus Saccharibacteria bacterium:
- a CDS encoding adenylyltransferase/cytidyltransferase family protein, giving the protein MKIVIVSGFFNPLHGGHMDMIEAAAKMGDRLIVVVNNDAQQILKKDKVILTAENRMRLMRALRDVDEVVLAIDQDPPVTKTLEMIAKEHPNDEIIFANGGDRVSTDALPGPEAAVCDEYGITMVFGVGGDEKADSSTRINQALGHKK; this is encoded by the coding sequence ATGAAAATTGTAATCGTTAGCGGCTTTTTTAATCCGCTACATGGTGGCCATATGGATATGATTGAAGCGGCGGCAAAAATGGGTGATAGGCTCATCGTTGTTGTAAATAATGATGCGCAGCAAATTCTTAAAAAAGATAAAGTGATTCTTACCGCTGAAAACCGAATGCGCTTAATGCGGGCGCTTCGCGATGTTGACGAGGTAGTGCTTGCGATCGACCAGGATCCGCCGGTAACGAAAACCTTAGAGATGATCGCAAAAGAACATCCAAATGACGAAATTATTTTTGCGAATGGTGGCGACCGAGTATCGACCGATGCCCTACCTGGGCCCGAAGCGGCTGTATGTGACGAGTATGGAATTACTATGGTATTTGGCGTAGGTGGTGACGAAAAAGCTGATTCATCAACGCGCATTAACCAAGCGCTCGGTCACAAAAAATAA
- the galE gene encoding UDP-glucose 4-epimerase GalE: MNILVTGGAGYIGSHTIVELIAKNHSVHIVDNFSNSSPEAVRRIEEITGAAIPVSSFDVQDKVKLSELFNQHAFDAVIHFAGLKAVGESTADPLLYYRNNVVSSIALLEVMKEHRVKKLVFSSSATVYGAAPIPYIETYPAGQGITNPYGQTKYVIEEIMRDTAKADPSNEFTVLRYFNPIGAHPSGKIGEHPDGIPNNLMPFITQVATKKRDKLMIFGNDYDTIDGTGVRDYIHVVDLAKGHVAALEHSKPGTATYNLGTGEGTSVLELVHAFEKASGVTIPYEIAPRRPGDLPEYYADASKALEELGWRTSKTIEDACADSWRWQSQNPEGYVTHG, encoded by the coding sequence ATGAATATTCTCGTTACGGGTGGCGCTGGCTATATAGGCAGTCACACAATAGTTGAACTTATCGCAAAAAATCATAGCGTCCATATTGTGGACAACTTCTCAAATAGTAGTCCTGAAGCAGTACGCCGCATTGAAGAAATTACCGGAGCTGCGATTCCCGTCAGTTCATTTGACGTGCAAGATAAAGTAAAACTTAGCGAACTATTTAATCAGCACGCTTTTGATGCCGTTATCCACTTTGCCGGATTAAAAGCCGTAGGTGAATCGACAGCAGACCCACTTTTGTACTACCGAAACAATGTCGTATCGTCGATCGCCCTACTTGAGGTCATGAAAGAGCATCGGGTCAAGAAGCTTGTCTTCAGCTCGTCGGCCACTGTTTACGGAGCTGCGCCTATTCCTTATATCGAAACATATCCTGCCGGACAAGGAATCACAAACCCTTATGGACAAACAAAGTACGTTATCGAAGAGATAATGCGCGACACTGCAAAGGCAGACCCATCTAACGAATTTACCGTTCTACGCTATTTCAACCCAATCGGCGCACACCCTAGCGGCAAAATCGGCGAACATCCAGACGGTATTCCTAATAATCTTATGCCTTTCATAACACAGGTCGCGACCAAAAAACGCGATAAACTGATGATTTTCGGCAACGATTACGACACTATAGATGGTACCGGCGTGCGCGACTATATTCACGTCGTTGATCTTGCCAAAGGACATGTCGCCGCACTCGAACACTCAAAACCTGGCACGGCAACTTACAATCTTGGCACAGGAGAAGGAACGTCGGTATTAGAGCTTGTTCATGCCTTTGAAAAAGCTTCCGGAGTGACAATTCCCTACGAAATAGCACCTCGACGCCCCGGTGATTTGCCAGAATATTACGCCGATGCGAGTAAGGCACTCGAAGAGCTGGGGTGGAGAACGAGCAAAACCATAGAAGACGCCTGCGCTGATTCTTGGCGCTGGCAATCACAGAATCCAGAAGGGTACGTCACACATGGATAA
- a CDS encoding TIM barrel protein: MKLAVSSIAWTNEEEEAIASKLQELGVRHVEIAPTKLWDDPTMTTAEDAKRYVEWWAQRGITVSAFQSMLFARPDLTIFESAEIRTETINYMSRFLELAGVMGAKKLVFGSPKNRRRGDMDLENATSIATDFFGTLGDVAAREGVVLCLEPNAPQYNCDFITNAAEGAELVRRVNNPGFGLHLDTACMALAGDDLGDSIRNFSDILEHFHISSPMLGQVEDLEEVDHRAAARALNDINYDKILSIEMRPGDAGTNVECLEKAVRFVQSVYDIDK; this comes from the coding sequence ATGAAGTTAGCGGTATCAAGTATTGCCTGGACAAATGAGGAAGAGGAGGCGATAGCTTCAAAGTTGCAAGAGCTGGGAGTGCGACATGTAGAAATTGCTCCAACGAAACTGTGGGATGATCCTACGATGACGACAGCGGAGGACGCAAAGCGTTATGTGGAGTGGTGGGCGCAACGGGGAATTACCGTTTCGGCATTTCAGTCGATGTTATTTGCACGACCTGACCTTACTATTTTTGAGAGCGCAGAAATTAGAACAGAGACGATCAATTATATGAGTAGGTTTTTGGAGCTTGCAGGGGTAATGGGGGCAAAGAAGCTTGTATTCGGCTCTCCTAAGAATCGTCGTCGTGGTGATATGGATCTCGAAAATGCGACAAGCATAGCGACTGATTTTTTCGGCACGCTTGGTGATGTAGCTGCTCGTGAAGGAGTGGTGCTTTGTCTTGAGCCAAACGCCCCCCAGTATAATTGTGATTTTATTACCAATGCCGCGGAAGGTGCGGAGCTGGTGCGACGGGTAAATAATCCAGGCTTTGGACTTCATCTTGATACGGCGTGTATGGCTTTGGCCGGGGATGACCTTGGCGATTCTATCAGGAACTTTAGTGATATTCTCGAGCATTTCCACATAAGCTCTCCAATGCTAGGTCAGGTGGAGGATCTTGAAGAGGTCGATCATCGTGCTGCCGCACGTGCGCTTAACGATATTAATTACGATAAAATCCTTTCAATTGAGATGCGGCCAGGCGATGCGGGCACGAACGTAGAGTGTTTAGAAAAAGCTGTACGATTTGTCCAAAGCGTCTACGATATCGATAAATAA
- a CDS encoding pyridine nucleotide transhydrogenase — protein sequence MKTALIGFTGFVGGNIANQASFDDMYNSQNIADIEGKEYDLVVSAANRAEMWRINQEGEKDLAEIDEYIGHISKTKIKKLVLISTVGVYKNPNGANEDTVIETDGLLPYGANRYHLEQFCLENFNTTIVRLPGLFGKGLKKNVIFDLLHDNNVDRIHKDGVYQYYNLDNIWKDIQVALDNNLQIVNLATPPVSTEEVAKYAFGIEFTNEPADVKPAYWDMHSKHAGVYKGEGDYLYSKDQVLEDIRKFVEQEKESL from the coding sequence ATGAAAACGGCACTAATAGGCTTTACGGGATTTGTGGGGGGCAATATTGCCAACCAGGCTTCGTTTGACGATATGTATAATAGTCAAAATATTGCAGATATTGAAGGAAAAGAATACGATCTTGTTGTAAGCGCTGCAAATCGCGCGGAAATGTGGCGGATCAACCAAGAGGGAGAAAAGGATCTGGCTGAGATCGATGAATACATTGGTCATATTAGTAAGACGAAAATTAAAAAACTAGTCCTTATTTCGACAGTAGGGGTCTATAAGAATCCCAATGGTGCCAACGAAGACACTGTCATAGAGACAGATGGACTTTTGCCCTACGGCGCCAATAGGTATCATCTTGAGCAATTTTGTCTTGAGAACTTTAATACAACAATTGTTCGCTTGCCCGGTCTTTTTGGTAAGGGTCTAAAGAAGAACGTTATTTTTGATCTGTTGCATGATAATAATGTTGATAGGATTCACAAAGATGGGGTGTATCAATATTACAACCTCGATAATATCTGGAAAGATATTCAAGTAGCTCTTGATAATAATCTTCAGATTGTAAACCTGGCAACTCCACCGGTAAGCACTGAAGAAGTTGCGAAATACGCTTTTGGAATTGAGTTCACTAACGAACCAGCCGACGTTAAGCCAGCTTACTGGGATATGCACAGCAAGCATGCAGGCGTTTACAAAGGTGAAGGTGATTATCTCTACAGCAAAGATCAAGTACTTGAAGATATCAGGAAATTTGTAGAGCAGGAAAAGGAGTCGCTATGA
- a CDS encoding GtrA family protein yields the protein MDKVSKISKQFARYFGAALVGYVIDFGTLILLHEIFHVHYLIAASSGFVAGLCVLFVLSNKYVFGQSKLSSKAAEFSLFAIIGLVGLLILNAGMWLLTDVSGLNYILSKILATVLVYIWNFFARRSLYHDK from the coding sequence ATGGATAAGGTTAGTAAAATAAGTAAGCAGTTTGCGCGCTATTTTGGCGCCGCGCTTGTCGGCTATGTTATCGACTTTGGTACACTTATACTTCTTCACGAGATCTTTCACGTTCACTACCTAATAGCCGCTTCAAGCGGATTTGTCGCAGGACTCTGTGTCCTTTTTGTACTTAGTAATAAGTACGTGTTTGGGCAATCAAAGCTATCGTCAAAAGCAGCCGAGTTTTCTCTTTTTGCGATCATTGGGCTCGTTGGCCTTCTTATTCTAAACGCAGGAATGTGGCTTCTGACAGACGTTTCGGGGTTGAACTATATTCTTTCCAAGATTCTAGCAACTGTCCTCGTGTATATCTGGAACTTTTTCGCCAGGCGCAGCCTCTATCACGATAAATAA